One window of the Chitinophaga niabensis genome contains the following:
- a CDS encoding MgtC/SapB family protein, producing MQKIHELLLDPSFQEITITRLFIALLAGAILGLEREFQRKAAGIRTIALICVSSALFTILSVEIGGATTGDRIASNILTGVGFIGAGVIFRGGFTIDGITTATVIWISAAIGMAIGVGEYNLAWAAVGISILVLWGLTFVEKFIMKERERKYYAIKYRKDSLTTAELEAMFNSNRLIVKPLATTKTRENEMVVLEGKYELTGPIARLAALNELLLKNEHILQFEVELTK from the coding sequence ATGCAAAAAATCCATGAGCTGTTGCTGGACCCGTCTTTCCAGGAAATAACCATTACCCGTTTGTTTATTGCCCTGTTGGCTGGCGCCATCCTTGGGCTGGAAAGGGAATTTCAGCGTAAAGCCGCTGGTATCCGTACGATTGCGCTTATTTGTGTAAGTTCTGCACTATTCACCATCCTCAGTGTGGAAATTGGCGGAGCTACCACGGGAGACCGCATTGCTTCCAATATCCTCACGGGTGTTGGCTTCATTGGAGCCGGTGTGATATTCCGGGGAGGATTTACAATAGACGGTATCACTACGGCCACGGTGATCTGGATCTCTGCAGCCATCGGTATGGCTATAGGTGTGGGAGAATATAACCTGGCCTGGGCGGCAGTGGGGATTTCGATCCTGGTATTGTGGGGCCTCACTTTCGTGGAAAAGTTCATCATGAAAGAAAGGGAACGGAAATACTATGCCATTAAATACCGGAAGGATTCCCTTACAACCGCTGAACTGGAGGCGATGTTTAACAGTAATCGTCTTATCGTAAAGCCACTTGCTACTACTAAAACCCGGGAAAACGAAATGGTTGTACTGGAAGGAAAATATGAACTAACTGGCCCAATAGCCAGATTAGCAGCATTAAACGAACTGCTGCTTAAAAACGAACACATCCTCCAGTTCGAAGTGGAACTAACGAAGTGA
- a CDS encoding Crp/Fnr family transcriptional regulator — MNDHPNCFLCRHSLPEWSGAIATHATIVRFKKGQVIFQEGELATGFYFLHEGKVKVHKQWGEEKELIIKFAKAGDVLGHRGMEPQQLNPVTATALEAGSACFITAEFFRTTLAVNNELTYQMMLLYAQELQVAEHSMRNMVHMDVKGRIADALLKIREFFGTEVILTKQDIASYAGTTYETLFKVLNELVQEQVITVNGKNIQIKKEKKLKECIQYS; from the coding sequence ATGAACGACCATCCAAATTGCTTTTTGTGCAGACATAGTTTACCGGAATGGAGTGGCGCCATTGCCACCCATGCCACCATTGTCCGTTTCAAAAAAGGGCAGGTCATTTTCCAGGAAGGAGAATTGGCTACGGGTTTTTACTTTTTGCATGAAGGCAAGGTGAAAGTGCATAAGCAATGGGGAGAAGAAAAGGAACTGATCATCAAATTTGCCAAAGCGGGCGATGTGCTGGGGCACAGGGGAATGGAGCCACAACAGCTGAACCCGGTTACTGCCACTGCTTTGGAAGCAGGCAGTGCCTGTTTCATTACAGCGGAATTCTTTCGCACCACACTGGCTGTGAATAATGAACTCACCTACCAGATGATGTTATTATATGCACAGGAATTACAGGTAGCAGAACATAGTATGCGGAACATGGTGCATATGGATGTGAAGGGCCGTATTGCAGATGCACTGCTGAAGATCAGGGAGTTCTTTGGTACGGAAGTGATACTTACCAAACAGGATATTGCATCCTATGCCGGTACTACTTATGAGACTTTGTTTAAAGTATTAAATGAACTGGTGCAGGAACAGGTGATCACGGTTAATGGAAAGAACATCCAGATCAAAAAGGAAAAGAAACTAAAGGAATGTATACAGTATAGCTAA
- a CDS encoding EamA family transporter, whose translation MTTSSKKTKLIIALGLVYIIWGSTYLGMKIGTETVPPFLLSAMRFILSGTIMLGFGFWQEKEMPTRKQWLNAVLIGILLIGIGNSSVALAVKYMPSGLVALFIAALPAWFIALDWAFFSKERPKPMTLWGLVLGFVGLFYIFDPFHLFSAASSTTRSYPLWPIPVLTVGSIAWALGSLLSPRLDTPKQFTSSGIQMLAGMVSCIILSYLLERNDWHTVETMTVRAWSAIAYLVIFGSLIGYTAYSWLVNNAPAHLTATYAYVNPVVAIFLGWLIVDEVLTWQSVIGSVIVIGGVVLMTVGKSKKKH comes from the coding sequence ATGACCACCAGCTCCAAAAAAACGAAGCTCATCATAGCCTTAGGGCTTGTATATATCATTTGGGGATCCACCTATTTAGGGATGAAAATAGGAACTGAAACAGTTCCGCCATTCCTGCTGTCCGCTATGCGGTTCATTTTATCAGGTACCATCATGCTGGGTTTTGGCTTCTGGCAGGAGAAGGAAATGCCTACCCGTAAACAATGGCTGAATGCAGTGCTGATTGGTATATTGCTTATTGGTATTGGAAACTCAAGTGTTGCGCTGGCCGTAAAATATATGCCCTCAGGCCTGGTAGCCCTTTTTATTGCTGCATTGCCGGCATGGTTCATTGCGCTGGACTGGGCTTTTTTCAGTAAGGAACGCCCTAAGCCTATGACGCTCTGGGGACTGGTATTAGGTTTTGTGGGCCTCTTTTATATTTTCGATCCTTTCCACCTGTTCTCTGCTGCCAGTAGCACAACAAGGTCTTATCCTTTATGGCCCATCCCGGTTTTAACGGTTGGTTCCATTGCATGGGCATTGGGTTCTTTGCTTTCTCCAAGACTGGATACGCCCAAACAATTTACCTCATCCGGCATCCAGATGCTGGCGGGTATGGTTTCATGTATAATTTTAAGTTATTTACTGGAACGTAATGATTGGCATACAGTTGAAACAATGACAGTAAGGGCATGGTCTGCCATTGCTTACCTTGTGATCTTCGGGTCCCTGATCGGATATACTGCTTACAGCTGGCTGGTAAATAATGCTCCTGCGCATTTAACAGCTACCTATGCATACGTGAATCCGGTGGTGGCCATCTTCCTGGGCTGGCTGATTGTAGATGAAGTACTCACCTGGCAATCCGTTATCGGTTCCGTGATCGTAATTGGCGGGGTGGTATTAATGACGGTGGGTAAAAGTAAAAAGAAACACTGA
- a CDS encoding phosphoribosylaminoimidazolesuccinocarboxamide synthase, with amino-acid sequence MLESTFNFPNQTAFYKGKVRDVYTIEDKWMVMFVSDRISAFDVVLPRPIPYKGQVLNQIAAIMLDATKDIVPNWVKSVPLPSATVGLKCETFPVEMVVRGNLTGHAWRTYKSGQRVLCGVTMPEGLKENDYFPTPIITPTTKAHEGHDEDISRDEIIASGLVSQADYEQLEKYTLALFQRGRELAAKRGLILVDTKYEFGKIGDTIYLIDEIHTPDSSRYFYAEGYEAKQKAGEAQKQLSKEFVREWLMENGFQGKEGQQVPEMTDAFIESVSNRYIELFENITGQTFKKEDVAPADAEKKIIETLKSL; translated from the coding sequence ATGTTAGAGTCTACATTTAATTTCCCGAATCAAACCGCTTTTTACAAAGGTAAAGTTCGGGACGTGTACACCATTGAAGATAAGTGGATGGTGATGTTTGTTAGTGACCGCATTTCTGCATTTGATGTGGTATTACCCCGTCCCATTCCTTACAAGGGCCAGGTACTGAACCAGATAGCGGCTATTATGCTTGATGCTACAAAGGATATCGTACCTAACTGGGTAAAATCCGTACCCCTGCCAAGTGCTACCGTAGGTCTGAAATGTGAAACCTTCCCTGTGGAAATGGTAGTGCGCGGTAACCTCACCGGCCATGCATGGCGTACTTACAAAAGTGGCCAGCGTGTACTTTGCGGCGTAACCATGCCGGAAGGCCTGAAGGAAAACGATTATTTCCCCACGCCGATCATTACGCCCACCACCAAAGCACATGAAGGGCATGATGAAGATATCTCCCGCGATGAGATCATAGCCAGCGGTTTAGTAAGCCAGGCAGATTATGAGCAACTGGAGAAATACACCCTGGCGCTGTTCCAGCGTGGCCGTGAATTAGCTGCTAAACGTGGCCTCATCCTCGTAGATACCAAATATGAATTCGGTAAGATCGGCGACACCATCTACCTGATCGATGAGATCCACACGCCTGACTCTTCCCGTTACTTCTATGCAGAAGGATACGAAGCCAAACAAAAAGCCGGCGAAGCACAAAAGCAGCTGAGCAAGGAATTTGTAAGGGAATGGCTGATGGAGAACGGTTTCCAGGGTAAAGAAGGCCAGCAGGTGCCGGAAATGACGGATGCTTTCATCGAAAGCGTAAGCAATCGTTACATTGAGCTGTTCGAAAATATCACCGGGCAAACATTCAAAAAAGAAGATGTAGCGCCGGCTGATGCAGAGAAAAAGATCATCGAAACACTGAAAAGTTTATAA
- a CDS encoding chloride channel protein, which yields MSKDESIPVAPSLVDDIHITEERVVSKRVFFLSIQVVLNAIIIGFVAKALVALINLITNISFYGQFSFAEHGPAANQLGIWVIAVPVIGGLLVGIIARTGSAAIRGHGIPEAMEQVLTNESRIKPIITILKPLSAAISIGTGGPFGAEGPIIATGGAFGSFAGQIMHITPSERKIMLTAGATAGMAAIFGTPIAAVLLAIELLLFEFSPRSIIPVALACATGAAMHYLLFDTVPVFAMPVIPSPTYQDMLWYLLLGAVIGVIAAVVSKSVYFIEDLFEKLPIHWMWWPAIGAVAVGVTGYFAPYTLGVGYTNITDLLSGSLPLQLVLGLCFLKFISWSVSLGSGTSGGTLAPLLTIGGATGLALGMLVLRIFPESSINLPTCALIGMAAMFAGAARALLTSIVFAFECTMQPHGLLPLLGACTASYFVSFFMMKSSIMTEKIQRRGVHTPDKYEPDVLQNLSVEMVMEKQEKGRLTDFQTIYVYPESRLGLAIDIMGRYNINSLPVVNKENKQEVLGMLDAQMILNAYRQNRRDNDAYQRAISIKRRGFKLILQGRQILKSKGKN from the coding sequence ATGAGCAAAGATGAGTCGATTCCCGTTGCACCTTCCTTAGTGGATGATATCCATATAACGGAAGAACGGGTGGTTTCTAAACGGGTATTCTTTTTAAGTATACAGGTGGTATTGAACGCCATTATAATAGGATTTGTGGCGAAGGCCCTGGTGGCATTGATCAACCTGATCACCAATATTTCCTTTTACGGACAATTCTCTTTCGCGGAACATGGTCCTGCTGCCAATCAATTAGGCATCTGGGTAATTGCCGTCCCCGTGATCGGCGGATTACTGGTTGGGATCATTGCCCGCACTGGTTCTGCAGCTATCAGGGGGCATGGCATTCCTGAAGCAATGGAGCAGGTACTGACCAACGAAAGCCGTATCAAACCAATTATCACCATTCTCAAACCTTTGTCTGCCGCCATTTCCATTGGAACCGGAGGTCCTTTTGGAGCAGAAGGTCCCATCATTGCCACCGGTGGTGCATTCGGATCTTTTGCAGGACAGATCATGCATATCACTCCCAGCGAAAGGAAGATCATGCTCACGGCCGGGGCTACAGCCGGTATGGCGGCTATTTTCGGAACACCTATTGCCGCCGTACTGCTGGCTATAGAATTGCTCCTGTTTGAATTTTCACCACGTTCTATTATTCCTGTAGCATTAGCTTGTGCCACAGGTGCCGCCATGCACTATCTCTTATTTGATACGGTACCGGTGTTTGCCATGCCGGTAATTCCATCGCCCACTTACCAGGATATGCTCTGGTATCTTTTGCTGGGTGCAGTGATCGGCGTAATTGCAGCAGTGGTTTCCAAGAGTGTGTATTTCATAGAAGACCTGTTTGAAAAACTCCCCATCCACTGGATGTGGTGGCCGGCCATAGGCGCAGTGGCAGTTGGGGTAACAGGTTACTTTGCACCTTACACCCTGGGAGTGGGCTATACCAATATCACGGATCTGCTGTCCGGCTCTTTGCCTTTGCAATTGGTATTAGGCCTGTGTTTTCTGAAATTCATCTCCTGGTCTGTATCCCTGGGCAGCGGAACATCCGGTGGTACGCTGGCTCCTTTGCTTACCATAGGAGGGGCCACAGGTTTAGCTTTGGGTATGCTGGTGCTCCGCATTTTCCCGGAAAGTTCCATCAACCTGCCCACCTGTGCATTGATAGGAATGGCTGCCATGTTTGCCGGAGCCGCCAGGGCATTGCTCACTTCCATTGTATTTGCATTTGAATGCACCATGCAGCCACATGGGCTGTTACCCTTGCTGGGTGCCTGCACAGCTTCCTATTTCGTTTCCTTTTTTATGATGAAGAGCTCTATTATGACGGAAAAGATTCAGCGGAGGGGCGTTCATACCCCGGATAAATATGAGCCGGATGTATTGCAGAACCTATCTGTGGAAATGGTGATGGAAAAACAGGAAAAGGGCCGGCTGACGGATTTCCAGACCATTTATGTATACCCCGAAAGCAGGCTGGGCCTGGCGATCGACATCATGGGCCGCTACAACATCAACTCCCTGCCCGTAGTGAATAAAGAGAATAAACAAGAAGTTCTGGGTATGCTCGATGCGCAGATGATCCTGAATGCTTACCGGCAAAACCGCAGGGACAATGATGCATATCAGCGGGCCATTTCCATTAAACGCAGAGGTTTTAAACTGATCCTGCAGGGGCGG